In Candidatus Paceibacterota bacterium, a genomic segment contains:
- the thrS gene encoding threonine--tRNA ligase, whose protein sequence is MSDSHDNQQEDIQYIRHSLAHALAAAVIELYPHAKPTIGPATETGFYYDFDFADGEQVSEDDLPKIEEKMREVLKSWDSFDGVEVSVEEAKERFQNNPYKLELIDEISDAKEKITFYTSGTFTDLCRGGHVESAANIDPRAFKLSSVAGAYWRGDENNQMLTRIYGLAFHTKQEITDHLKQLEEAAKRDHRKLGKELNLFTFSDLVGPGLPLFTPKGATMRNAIIDKIYAIQKPYGYQNVWIPHITKPELYKTSGHWEKFGDELFKVYGKESEFVMKPMNCPHHTQIYASSAKSYRDLPVRFTEATTNYRDEQTGELLGLSRVRSLTQDDGHVFCTPEQVESEIDNIADVIKQFYTSLDMYSEGNYRVFLSVRDPKTPDEYLGDPTRWDEAEQTLKTIAEKRGLPYVVEEGEAAFYGPKLDFMFKDAIGREWQLATIQLDFVMPGRFELEYTAEDGSKKTPVMIHRAIAGSLERFLSVIIEHFAGAFPTWLAPVQTRVIPVNSEAHGEYAKTVGTSLEQSNVRVDVDDSNESLGKRIRNAKKEKIPYLLVVGDKEKENETVSAESRDDGDLGAMHIPELVEKIG, encoded by the coding sequence ATGTCAGACAGTCACGATAACCAACAGGAAGATATCCAGTATATTCGGCACTCGCTCGCACACGCCCTCGCTGCCGCAGTGATCGAACTATACCCACACGCCAAACCAACGATCGGACCGGCCACCGAAACGGGTTTTTATTATGACTTCGATTTTGCCGACGGCGAACAGGTCTCAGAAGACGATCTCCCGAAGATCGAGGAGAAAATGCGGGAGGTGCTCAAGTCCTGGGACAGTTTCGACGGCGTAGAAGTATCTGTTGAAGAAGCCAAGGAGCGCTTCCAGAACAACCCTTACAAACTCGAACTTATAGACGAAATATCAGACGCAAAAGAGAAGATCACCTTCTATACTTCAGGCACCTTTACTGACCTATGCCGTGGCGGACACGTCGAAAGCGCAGCCAATATAGACCCACGAGCCTTCAAGCTTTCCTCGGTTGCCGGCGCCTACTGGCGTGGCGATGAGAACAACCAAATGCTCACCCGCATTTACGGTCTTGCTTTTCATACCAAACAAGAAATCACCGACCATCTCAAGCAACTTGAAGAAGCTGCGAAACGAGACCACAGAAAACTCGGGAAGGAACTCAACCTTTTTACATTTTCCGATCTTGTCGGACCCGGACTCCCCCTCTTTACGCCAAAAGGAGCGACAATGCGCAACGCGATCATTGATAAGATCTACGCGATCCAAAAGCCATATGGTTACCAGAACGTCTGGATACCGCACATCACCAAGCCGGAACTCTACAAGACCAGCGGTCACTGGGAGAAGTTCGGCGATGAATTATTTAAAGTATACGGCAAGGAATCTGAATTTGTCATGAAGCCGATGAACTGCCCGCACCACACCCAGATCTACGCCAGTAGCGCTAAAAGCTATCGCGACCTTCCTGTACGCTTTACTGAAGCTACGACCAATTACCGTGATGAGCAAACAGGTGAGCTCCTCGGCTTATCACGTGTTCGTTCCCTCACCCAGGATGATGGTCACGTCTTTTGTACTCCGGAACAAGTAGAGAGTGAGATCGACAACATAGCCGATGTCATTAAACAATTCTACACGTCACTTGATATGTATTCTGAAGGCAACTACCGTGTATTTCTCTCTGTTCGTGACCCAAAGACTCCCGATGAATATCTCGGTGATCCTACCCGATGGGACGAAGCCGAACAGACCCTCAAAACTATTGCCGAGAAACGAGGGCTGCCGTACGTTGTTGAGGAAGGTGAAGCGGCATTCTACGGTCCTAAACTTGATTTTATGTTCAAGGACGCCATCGGACGCGAGTGGCAGCTCGCAACCATTCAACTTGATTTTGTTATGCCGGGCCGATTTGAGCTTGAGTACACTGCCGAGGACGGTAGCAAAAAGACACCGGTTATGATCCATCGCGCGATCGCCGGATCGCTCGAGCGTTTTCTCTCAGTTATCATCGAACACTTTGCCGGCGCCTTCCCTACCTGGCTTGCACCGGTACAAACACGAGTCATTCCGGTTAACAGCGAGGCGCATGGCGAGTACGCCAAGACAGTTGGAACATCACTTGAACAAAGCAACGTTCGTGTTGATGTTGACGATAGCAACGAATCGCTCGGCAAGCGCATCCGAAATGCCAAAAAAGAAAAGATCCCGTATCTACTTGTCGTCGGTGATAAAGAAAAAGAAAACGAAACTGTAAGTGCTGAAAGCCGAGACGACGGCGATCTGGGAGCAATGCATATACCGGAACTTGTTGAGAAAATTGGCTAA
- a CDS encoding DNA topoisomerase subunit B: MAQQKDKKEKKEAEKGSDVKAGSKASKKAKSSAKNGSGHHYGAEDITVLEGLEPVRRRPGMYIGTTGPDGLHHLIWEVFDNSRDEAMGGFADTVEIALLPNNRIRVADNGRGIPVEKHKQSGVSTLETIMTTLHAGGKFGGEGYKISGGLHGVGISVVNALSTYAKAEIHRDGGRYVQEYEKGDRKAAVKKVGSSKETGTVISFEPDGSIFETTEFNWDKIINHLRQQAYLVKGMRITILDLRKSDEEFDSEVLYLQDQGLDVPSMTFFFEGGLRSLVKFYNQTQKPIHKNIYYVERDLEESQSLEISVQYADDISSRLFSFANNIYNPEGGTHTTGFKTALTRTLNNYARANKMLKDDEDNFTGDDVLEGITCVISIKLREVQFEGQTKAKLGSPEARSYVDNIFSETFAEFLEEHPEDAKAIINKVTLALKARKAAKAAKDSVLRKGALDGMTLPGKLADCQTRKPAESELFIVEGDSAGGTAKTGRDRRTQAILPLRGKILNVERARLDRMLASTEIKSLVIALGTAIGDTFDIESLRYHKIIIATDADVDGAHIRTLLLTLFYRYFRPLIDGGFVYIALPPLYKIKEGKKITYLYTEGEKDAYFGKGVNIDDFLEEEEVEVEEGEEAPVKAKKKSVSIQRYKGLGEMNADELKETTMSVDNRVLKQVTVEDGIEADKIFDILMGTDVPARRSFIQSNAQEAEVDV, translated from the coding sequence ATGGCTCAACAAAAGGATAAAAAGGAGAAAAAAGAAGCCGAAAAAGGCTCGGATGTGAAAGCGGGATCAAAAGCTTCAAAAAAAGCAAAATCGTCCGCAAAAAATGGCAGTGGTCACCACTATGGTGCGGAGGATATTACTGTGCTTGAGGGCTTGGAGCCGGTGCGACGTCGTCCGGGAATGTATATTGGGACAACCGGTCCTGACGGTCTGCACCACCTTATTTGGGAGGTTTTTGATAACTCTCGGGACGAGGCGATGGGCGGTTTTGCTGATACTGTTGAGATAGCGTTACTTCCAAATAATCGGATCCGTGTCGCCGATAATGGGCGTGGTATTCCGGTTGAGAAGCATAAGCAGTCGGGTGTTTCGACGCTCGAGACGATCATGACCACTTTGCATGCCGGTGGAAAATTCGGTGGTGAGGGATATAAGATCTCCGGTGGATTGCACGGGGTAGGTATATCGGTTGTAAACGCACTTTCAACCTACGCCAAGGCAGAAATTCATCGCGATGGAGGTCGGTATGTTCAGGAGTATGAAAAGGGAGATCGCAAGGCGGCGGTGAAGAAAGTTGGTTCATCGAAAGAGACAGGAACGGTGATAAGTTTTGAACCAGACGGTAGTATATTTGAAACTACGGAGTTCAATTGGGATAAGATCATTAACCATCTTCGCCAGCAGGCGTATTTGGTGAAAGGGATGCGGATCACGATTTTGGATTTGAGAAAGTCAGATGAAGAATTTGATTCTGAGGTGCTCTACCTGCAGGACCAGGGCCTGGACGTACCGTCAATGACCTTTTTCTTTGAAGGCGGACTTCGTTCATTGGTCAAGTTCTACAACCAGACACAAAAGCCGATCCATAAGAATATTTATTACGTAGAGCGAGACCTGGAAGAGTCGCAGTCACTTGAGATCAGTGTGCAATACGCTGACGACATTTCTTCTCGTTTGTTTTCGTTTGCCAACAACATCTATAACCCGGAAGGGGGTACGCATACGACCGGTTTCAAAACCGCTCTGACCCGTACGCTTAACAACTACGCGCGGGCGAATAAGATGCTTAAAGACGATGAAGATAATTTCACCGGAGACGACGTGCTGGAGGGAATTACCTGTGTGATCTCGATCAAGCTTCGCGAAGTGCAGTTTGAGGGACAGACCAAGGCGAAGCTGGGCAGTCCGGAAGCGCGAAGCTATGTCGATAACATTTTCTCTGAAACGTTTGCTGAATTTCTTGAGGAGCATCCGGAGGACGCAAAAGCGATCATTAATAAAGTAACTCTTGCTCTTAAGGCGCGAAAGGCTGCAAAAGCCGCTAAAGACAGCGTGTTACGAAAAGGCGCTTTAGACGGCATGACTCTGCCGGGGAAGCTTGCTGATTGTCAGACACGAAAACCGGCTGAGTCTGAGCTCTTTATTGTGGAGGGTGATTCTGCCGGCGGTACAGCAAAGACCGGACGAGATCGTCGAACGCAGGCTATTCTACCGCTTCGCGGAAAGATCTTGAATGTAGAGCGAGCTCGACTTGATCGCATGCTTGCCTCGACCGAGATCAAGTCGTTGGTCATCGCTCTCGGTACGGCTATCGGTGATACGTTCGATATCGAAAGTCTGCGGTACCACAAGATCATTATCGCAACCGACGCCGATGTTGATGGCGCACACATTCGCACACTGCTTCTCACATTGTTCTACCGCTATTTCCGTCCGCTTATTGATGGGGGATTTGTCTATATCGCTCTGCCGCCACTCTACAAGATAAAGGAAGGAAAGAAGATCACGTATCTCTATACCGAGGGTGAAAAGGACGCGTACTTCGGAAAAGGGGTGAACATCGATGACTTTCTTGAGGAAGAGGAAGTTGAAGTGGAGGAGGGCGAAGAAGCCCCGGTTAAAGCAAAGAAGAAAAGTGTTTCGATCCAGCGATACAAGGGTCTTGGTGAGATGAATGCCGACGAGCTTAAAGAGACAACAATGTCAGTTGATAATCGTGTGCTGAAGCAGGTGACGGTCGAGGACGGTATTGAAGCAGACAAAATATTTGATATTTTGATGGGGACTGATGTGCCGGCACGCCGCTCATTCATCCAGTCAAACGCGCAGGAGGCTGAGGTGGATGTGTAA